One genomic window of Leptotrichia wadei includes the following:
- a CDS encoding replication initiation protein, with amino-acid sequence MANEIVKFNNQFNNVALKGFTSQELNLLITIASKLKEKEGEKVTFDFFDLKKYIKLNKNETTKEFIKNVMNVNKKLLKINFTFYNQNKIIQFALFKSFVIDTDLQTLEVSVNDEFLFLLNELTSNFTRFELEEFVKFKSTYTKEFYRRMKQFRHTGVWKISIDDFNRLLGISESYKISDIDKRVFQPILSELGEKYNLKIIKKYSKKTGRGRSSVSGFEFHFKKENRRVVEQENLEEIKQAGFDIEKVREHKIKEKIQKEEKNRINKVSDFYLYRKVKMYDSFYEQYNYLEILAFNQKNDKLNVKIRNVDDSYVQDFTFDSFKNFENWFRKYAI; translated from the coding sequence ATGGCAAATGAAATTGTTAAGTTTAACAATCAGTTTAATAATGTTGCTTTGAAAGGGTTTACAAGTCAGGAACTGAATTTATTAATTACCATTGCTTCCAAATTAAAGGAAAAAGAGGGGGAAAAAGTTACTTTTGATTTCTTTGACTTGAAAAAATATATCAAGCTGAATAAAAATGAAACAACAAAAGAGTTTATAAAAAATGTAATGAACGTCAACAAGAAATTATTAAAAATAAATTTTACATTCTACAATCAGAATAAAATAATCCAGTTTGCCTTATTCAAGTCTTTTGTAATTGATACGGATCTTCAGACTTTGGAAGTTTCCGTTAATGATGAATTTCTATTTTTGTTAAATGAATTGACTTCAAACTTTACACGCTTTGAACTGGAGGAATTTGTAAAATTCAAGTCTACTTATACAAAAGAATTTTATCGTAGAATGAAGCAATTCAGGCATACTGGAGTCTGGAAAATTTCCATAGATGATTTTAATAGACTATTAGGAATTTCTGAAAGCTATAAAATATCAGATATTGATAAAAGGGTTTTTCAGCCTATTTTAAGCGAACTTGGAGAAAAATACAACTTGAAAATAATAAAAAAATATTCAAAAAAAACAGGGCGTGGGAGAAGCAGTGTCAGTGGATTTGAATTTCATTTTAAAAAAGAAAATAGGAGAGTTGTTGAACAGGAAAACCTTGAAGAGATTAAACAGGCAGGATTTGACATAGAAAAAGTTAGGGAGCATAAAATAAAAGAAAAAATACAGAAGGAAGAAAAAAATAGGATAAATAAAGTATCCGATTTTTATTTGTACAGAAAAGTTAAAATGTACGACAGTTTTTATGAGCAGTACAATTATCTTGAAATTCTGGCATTCAATCAAAAAAATGATAAATTAAACGTAAAAATCAGAAATGTAGATGATAGCTATGTTCAGGACTTTACTTTTGACAGTTTCAAAAATTTTGAAAACTGGTTTAGGAAATATGCTATCTAA